A stretch of the Arthrobacter sp. PAMC 25486 genome encodes the following:
- a CDS encoding sugar-binding transcriptional regulator has protein sequence MSKSLKMEEQVQYVYAAIQHLKVGRSTVEIAEELGVSRFMVGRMVKYAREHGLVEVTSRLQEPIDATLSKVLASRYGLQSAIVCIPAAHGDEAARVSIATVASKLLTELIDEDDIVGLGPGRTIIETCSRIKDAPNCDLVQLTGVASTDYDNLRVIMELGRVTKGHMYPLHSPFIATDPMAAQMIKSQPGVRQALQRMDHLDKAVFTVGGWPHSSLLATLLDEMGELTPLLEQGVTAEIGTTLLDERGSELHLLDSRMIGITTQQLSTVPVKMALGGGPGKERALIAALNSGLVDVLVTDAGTAHAALAASK, from the coding sequence GTGAGCAAGTCATTGAAAATGGAAGAACAAGTTCAGTACGTCTACGCTGCCATTCAGCACCTCAAGGTGGGGCGGTCAACGGTGGAGATAGCCGAGGAACTGGGGGTTTCGCGCTTTATGGTTGGGCGCATGGTGAAGTACGCCCGGGAGCACGGGCTGGTGGAGGTGACGTCGCGCCTCCAGGAACCCATTGATGCCACGCTTTCCAAGGTCTTGGCGTCCCGCTACGGCCTGCAGTCAGCCATTGTCTGTATACCGGCGGCACATGGTGATGAAGCCGCCCGCGTCTCGATCGCCACTGTGGCATCGAAGCTGCTGACGGAACTCATCGACGAAGACGACATTGTCGGCTTGGGCCCAGGACGGACGATCATCGAAACCTGCTCCAGGATCAAGGACGCACCGAACTGCGACCTGGTCCAGCTCACTGGTGTCGCCTCGACCGACTACGACAACCTTCGGGTCATTATGGAGCTGGGCAGGGTAACCAAGGGCCACATGTACCCGCTTCATTCGCCCTTCATCGCCACGGATCCAATGGCGGCCCAGATGATCAAAAGCCAGCCGGGCGTCCGGCAGGCCCTCCAGCGGATGGACCACCTGGACAAGGCCGTCTTCACAGTGGGCGGGTGGCCCCACAGCTCGCTCCTTGCAACGCTCCTTGATGAGATGGGAGAGCTGACCCCGCTGTTGGAGCAGGGAGTGACCGCGGAAATTGGAACTACCCTCCTCGACGAACGAGGCAGCGAACTCCACCTGCTGGACAGCCGAATGATCGGAATCACCACGCAGCAGTTGTCCACCGTACCGGTCAAGATGGCTCTCGGAGGGGGGCCCGGCAAGGAACGTGCCCTGATTGCTGCACTGAATTCAGGACTCGTCGACGTTCTGGTCACCGACGCGGGTACAGCTCATGCGGCCTTGGCAGCCAGCAAGTAG